In Haliscomenobacter hydrossis DSM 1100, the DNA window TCGATGATGTTGCGCAATACCCGCGCTGGAAACCGATCGTGGTTTTCGATGGCCAAAACAACGCCCGCTGCTTTAAAAGCAGGCAACATCTTGAGGATAATGGCTCGAATTTGATCTGGATCAGGGCAATAATTAAGGTCATCGATGACTACCCGTAAAAATGAAGAGCGGAAAATATGCGCAAAAGCCAAATAGTTTTCCAGGTTTTCGATGGATAACCTCCGGGTTCCTACTTCAATTTGTATCCCCAAATGTCCAACAAGTTGAGTAAGATGTTCCAAGTTCGCCAGTGTCATGTGGTGGAGCGGGCAGTTATCACCCACCTGTACCCGTTCCACTTTGTGCTCATGGGCAAAGTGAAGCAAGTCGGAAAGGCTCATCCGGGGTGAATAGCCCAAAATGGGTACCCCGAATGCCCAGGGAAAGGAATAAGTGCTCAATCCAAGTTTCAAATCCGGTGTTTTTGCTCCAACAAATATCCAGTAGTATCCCCAAATACCTTTTCACATTCTTTTCATAAATTTGAACTATATTAGCAAAAGCCAAAGATTTTATGGAATAATGAGTCAATTACAGTACAAAATGACCGGACCATCTTATCGTTTGATCAATCCACAGGCCAATCGTTCCTTTGTGTTCAAGTGGGAAACCTTTGATTTGAGCACTCGCTGGCACTATCACCCTGAACTGGAATTGATTTATTTTATGAAAGGCCGTACCAATAGTGTCATCGGCGACGGATTTGGCGAGTTTTCAGCAGGAGATCTGGTACTGCTGGGCGCTAATTTTCCACATGTTTTACAGGAAAATCCCGCCTTCAAACGCCAGTACCCAGAAGAAAGGCCATTTGGTTTGATCATCCAATTCACCGAAGATTTTTTAGGGGAAACGTTTAAAAATGCGCCGGAAATGCAGCCGTTGCGGAGTTTGTTCCAGCGGGCCAGGCGAGGATTGCACTTTGGAGAAGTCCTTAGCGCCGCGGTAAAGCCTTTACTGCACGAGATGTGCGATCAACACGATACGCGCAAGCTGGTGCAATTGCTCAATGTGTTGGTTACCCTGGCGGAAAGCAACGATTTTGAGTATTTGGTCAATCAGGATTATTACTTCGATTTCAGCAAAGATGAGGAACGGATGTGGCGCATCAACCAGTACGTATACGCCAATTTTCAGGAGGCGATTAGCATCAGCAAGGCAGCGGAAATAGCCAACATGAGTGAAACGGCCTTTTGCCGCTATTTCAAAACGCGCACTTTAAAAACTTTTACCCGTTTTTTGAATGAAATCCGCATTGCATATGCCTGCAAGCTCTTGCAAAAGAAGGACAGCACAGTGACGCAGGCTTGTTTTGAAGCAGGATTTAATAGCCTGTCTTATTTTGACCGGACGTTTAAAGAAGTGATGGGGAAATCGCCGCTGGAGCATCGGAGGATGCATGAGGGGTTGTAAAGTGAGCAATACAAAAAATAGAAACTACATTTGACACTTTCAAAAAAAAAGGTTGAGTTCAAAATGAACCCAACCTTTTTCGCTTCGAAAGAAATGGCTTAGCTTAGCAATACCGCTCAAAAGCCATCTTCAAATTCTCCGCAATAATCTCCGCAGAACGACCCTCGATGTGGTGTCTTTCCAGGAAGTGAACCAATTTTCCATCTTTGAACAGCGCAATCGCTGGTGAAGATGGAGGGTAAGGCAGCATGTATTCACGTGCTTTGGCAGTGGCAGCCTGGTCAACGCCGGCAAATACCGTCACCAGATTATCCGGTTTTTTGGCACCTTGCAGCGCCATTTTTGCTCCTGGACGAGCGTTTGCTGCCGCACAGCCGCACACAGAATTGACTACAACCATGGTTGTTCCAGTGTCTTGATCCAGTGCATCAATAACTTCTTCAACAGTGGATAAACCTTTGAACCCGAAAGAAGTCAGGTCCTGAGACATTGGCGCGACAATCTCGATTGGATACATATTGTGTCGGTTAAGTTGTTTTTAAATTTTGGTAATAACCTGCGAATATATACATTCCAATCGACAGTTTGGTTCAGAGGCTCCTGAAAATAGTTACTTTCCTTTGCCTTGAATCAACACCAGCACCGTATAAAAAAGGATTTTGAAGTCCAGCGCCAAAGACATGTTTTCGATGTACAACAAATCGAATTTCAGGCGCTGAATCATTTGGTCAACGTTGGAGGCGTAACCGTATTTGACTTGTCCCCAGGAAGTGATGCCGGGGCGCACCTTGAGCAGGTGCTTGTAATGAGGTGCGCGGGGCACAATTTGATCGATGTAAAATTGCCGCTCGGGCCGTGGGCCCACCAGCGCCATTTCTCCACGCAGCACGTTCCAAAACTGGGGCAATTCATCCAGGCGGTATTTGCGCATGATGGCCCCCCAGGGTGTTACCCGGTTGTCGCCATCTTGGGAAAGTTGGGGGCCTTGGTTTTCTGCATCGGTGTACATGGAGCGGAATTTAAAAATAAAAAACGGCTTGCCATTGTGCCCAACCCGCTCCTGAGCGTAAAAGATGGGGCCTTGTGAAGACATTTTTACCCGCAAGGCGATGTAGGCATACAGCGGAGCAAAAAACAGCAAAAACAAGGAAGAAGCCACCAGATCAATCATCCGTTTGATGATGACTTGCCAGTTGGCCAACAAATCCTGACGAATTTGAATCAATACCGCGCCATATACGTGGTTCATTTTTACCGTTCCCAACATGATGTCGTACATATCGGGAATGATGTTGACCTGCACCGGCGGCGTGAATTCAAAAAGAGTATTGAGGATTTCGCGAATGCGGTTGTGCTCGCTGGTTTCGATGGCAATGATGACCTCTTCTACGTTGCAATCCCGCACCACTGCCGGAATGGTATTGACATGCCCGAGTTTGGGCAAATGCCGATGCAGTTCGTTGGAACTTTTACCGTTGGTGTCAATGAAGCCCAATAAATTATAGCCCAAACTTTTTTTGCGGGAGTGCATGTCCTGGTACAATTCTACCGCGCTGGCATTTCCTCCAATGATCAGGGTATTAAAACTCACCTGCCCGGACTTTAGGCGTTTGCTTGCTCGGGTGAGCAAAATCATCCGCACTGTAGCCGTGATCAGGAAATGCAGGGTGAAGAGGGTAAAAAAAGAAGCGTAATAGGTATGATAACTCGGAATAAAATCATCCAGGATGACGGCAAAAAACAGAAAAACCGCCCCAAAAAAACTCAGGAATAAGGTGCGGGCCAAGGTAGACAAACGCGAAAGCCGATAAATATCTTTGTATTGGTCAAAAACGGAATAGAAAAGCGTCCAACCCAGCGGAATCATCAGCACCCCGTACCAAAAATTCTGATCCGCTACTACATCTATGGGGAAAGAGCCACTTTCGACCATCACCTTGCGGTAACTAAAAAAACAGGCCCAGGCCACCATGGCAGACAGAAAATCGGCGAACTTATAGATCAGGGTGTGCTGTTTGCGTGTACGCGCAGCTTTGAAGTAGTCAATTTTAGAAGTGGACAAGTTTAACGTTGTCAAGCCAGATTCTCGCGTTGGATCGTAAGGTTGTACCATCTGTGTTTTTGGGTATTTCTGTTTTTAGTATGATCTGGTAATCGTCCAATTTGCTGTCTGCAACTACGCGAGAAAGGTTAAAATAAATTTTATTCCAGTTTTCACTGGAATTAAACCCTGCTGAATAGAGGATTAATCCCCCTCCACTCAGGTTTCCCGCCTTGTATGCAATGACGCCTACCGTGAGCGGAACCTCGGATTTGTAGTTGAGTTCCAAATACACTGCCGACCCTTTGGCCAGCAAACCGGAGTAGGCATCGCGGGTTGCCAATTCTACTGCCGGGTATTGGGTACTGAGCTGGATCAAACCAGATCCACTGCCTTCAAAAGCTCCTTCATTGGTAATGCTCATCCGGTTAGACACATTACCAGTGACCGTGGTTTGAAAAACGTGTGAATTACTTTCAAAATTTTCTACAAAAGCAAAACGAATGCCACTGCGGTAAGTGGCTTTTGGACGAATGCTGTCTATTTCGTTGGCTTTAAGCTCAATGTTGAACTCAAGTGGCTGAAAAAAAGGATAAATCTCCGGCGTGGTACTGATGCCGTTGTCTTTGATGCCTGCTTCCAATTTCACCTGAGTTGCCCCGGTTTTGAGAATGGGTATCCGCGCTGGCAGCGCATACACGCCAAAAAAAGAACCATCCACACTCAACCACACTTCAGTGATTTTAGCCGAAGCGCTGCCCTGAGCTCCGCTGGTTTGTACCTCAAAAGGAGCAATCCAGATGTACGCAGGAATGTCCTCCACTGGATTGATCAGGTTACAGGCCGTTCCACTCAACAGTAAACAGAGCAAAGCCGAAAACAAGGACATTGATTTCCGGGCTGCAAAATCCAACTTTTTACCCTGAGTACTCATTATTTCGAGTTAACGCTTTATTATTAAATGATTACTCCTTTGTTAAGTCTACTTTCCAGGAACCCTGGTCAATCTCCCGAATGATCTCGTAAGCAAGCTTCAAAGCCTGGTAACCATCTTCGATGCTGACCTTGGGCGTGGTATGGTTGACAATACTATCGGCAAAAGACTCCAGTTCCATTTTAATGGCATTGACCGACTCAATGGGCGGCATATCAATGTGCAGCATTTTTACTCCCTGGGGTGTATGCCATTCCAATAGGTTCGCATTTTCGGGCAAATTCGCGGCATCTTGGTCGTACAGGCGAACTACCTGGGCGTTTTTTTCCAAAAAATCGAGACTGATGTAGGCATCGCGTTGAAAGAAGCGCACTTTGCGCATTTGTTTCATCGAGATGCGACTGGCGGTCAGGTTGGCTACACAACCATTGTCAAACTCAATGCGCGCGTTCGCAATATCTGGCGTTTCGCTGACCACCGCAACCCCGTTGGCGCTTACTTTGGTCGGCTTCGCGTCAACCATACTCAATACAATGTCCAGGTCGTGGATCATCAGGTCGAGTACCACCGACACGTCCGTTCCGCGCGGATTGAATGCAGCGAGGCGGTGTGCTTCAATGAACATGGGGTTGAGGTCTGTATTTTCGAGGGCCAACAAAGCGGGGTTGAAGCGCTCAACGTGCCCAACTTGTACTTGTACCCCATATTCTTTGCTCAATCGAATCAACTCTTCGGCCTCCGCGATGGTATGGGTAAGCGGTTTTTCGATAAAAACGTGTTTGCCTGCCTGGATAACTTGTACGGCCAGGGCAAAGTGGGTGGTGGTGGGCGTGACAATGTCCACCACATCAACGGCCTGGATAAGGGCTTCGACCGACGCAAAAGCTCGGATATTGAATTGTTCGGCCACGGCTTTGGCCATCGCCGGGTTGGGGTCGTAAAAACCCACCAAATCATACGTTTCTACCG includes these proteins:
- a CDS encoding AraC family transcriptional regulator, whose protein sequence is MTGPSYRLINPQANRSFVFKWETFDLSTRWHYHPELELIYFMKGRTNSVIGDGFGEFSAGDLVLLGANFPHVLQENPAFKRQYPEERPFGLIIQFTEDFLGETFKNAPEMQPLRSLFQRARRGLHFGEVLSAAVKPLLHEMCDQHDTRKLVQLLNVLVTLAESNDFEYLVNQDYYFDFSKDEERMWRINQYVYANFQEAISISKAAEIANMSETAFCRYFKTRTLKTFTRFLNEIRIAYACKLLQKKDSTVTQACFEAGFNSLSYFDRTFKEVMGKSPLEHRRMHEGL
- a CDS encoding sugar phosphate isomerase/epimerase family protein codes for the protein MKLGLSTYSFPWAFGVPILGYSPRMSLSDLLHFAHEHKVERVQVGDNCPLHHMTLANLEHLTQLVGHLGIQIEVGTRRLSIENLENYLAFAHIFRSSFLRVVIDDLNYCPDPDQIRAIILKMLPAFKAAGVVLAIENHDRFPARVLRNIIEQTDPEWVGICLDTANSLGANEGIQTVLETLAPYTVNLHLKDIRIQRWPHLMGFRVEGCPAGQGVLNCPEIIAELKKYPRCESLTLELWSSPQHTEAETLQNEHNGVLESLDYLKTIL
- a CDS encoding sugar transferase — its product is MSTSKIDYFKAARTRKQHTLIYKFADFLSAMVAWACFFSYRKVMVESGSFPIDVVADQNFWYGVLMIPLGWTLFYSVFDQYKDIYRLSRLSTLARTLFLSFFGAVFLFFAVILDDFIPSYHTYYASFFTLFTLHFLITATVRMILLTRASKRLKSGQVSFNTLIIGGNASAVELYQDMHSRKKSLGYNLLGFIDTNGKSSNELHRHLPKLGHVNTIPAVVRDCNVEEVIIAIETSEHNRIREILNTLFEFTPPVQVNIIPDMYDIMLGTVKMNHVYGAVLIQIRQDLLANWQVIIKRMIDLVASSLFLLFFAPLYAYIALRVKMSSQGPIFYAQERVGHNGKPFFIFKFRSMYTDAENQGPQLSQDGDNRVTPWGAIMRKYRLDELPQFWNVLRGEMALVGPRPERQFYIDQIVPRAPHYKHLLKVRPGITSWGQVKYGYASNVDQMIQRLKFDLLYIENMSLALDFKILFYTVLVLIQGKGK
- a CDS encoding BrxA/BrxB family bacilliredoxin; translated protein: MYPIEIVAPMSQDLTSFGFKGLSTVEEVIDALDQDTGTTMVVVNSVCGCAAANARPGAKMALQGAKKPDNLVTVFAGVDQAATAKAREYMLPYPPSSPAIALFKDGKLVHFLERHHIEGRSAEIIAENLKMAFERYC
- a CDS encoding Gfo/Idh/MocA family protein; translated protein: MLKIGVLGTGHLGKIHLKCIQLAVETYDLVGFYDPNPAMAKAVAEQFNIRAFASVEALIQAVDVVDIVTPTTTHFALAVQVIQAGKHVFIEKPLTHTIAEAEELIRLSKEYGVQVQVGHVERFNPALLALENTDLNPMFIEAHRLAAFNPRGTDVSVVLDLMIHDLDIVLSMVDAKPTKVSANGVAVVSETPDIANARIEFDNGCVANLTASRISMKQMRKVRFFQRDAYISLDFLEKNAQVVRLYDQDAANLPENANLLEWHTPQGVKMLHIDMPPIESVNAIKMELESFADSIVNHTTPKVSIEDGYQALKLAYEIIREIDQGSWKVDLTKE